The proteins below come from a single Nocardiopsis gilva YIM 90087 genomic window:
- a CDS encoding M56 family metallopeptidase, with the protein MIIALLLLGYGLLLAVFGPLAVRRARWVERAPRLGIAAWQTLSIAFLASLVLGGLALSVPDLRLDTGLAQLLDACLAALRAQYATPDGIAIGLSGLGLALLLGLRCAWSIARTLTRAVADRRRHVDALRILARQDRATGAMVLEYALPAAYCLPGNRGQIVLTSGALDALSPEQLQAVLAHEHAHLRGRHDLVAAAATGMADAFPGLPLLRVIRDETLRLLELAADDAAARTTHRLVAAEALLNVADHHRPAGAFAVGGPGTGDRVKRLIAGVAPFGRSRALLVGTLAAMPIAVPLTLFAGPAAALVDSTCCPTDIPTMRHPVEVCASMPNMQDCLTLRPGYSDAPYGTGPSWTNP; encoded by the coding sequence GTGATCATCGCGCTGCTGCTCCTGGGGTACGGCCTCCTCCTCGCGGTCTTCGGACCCCTGGCTGTGCGGCGGGCGCGCTGGGTCGAGCGGGCTCCGCGGCTCGGCATCGCCGCATGGCAGACGCTCAGCATCGCCTTCCTCGCTTCTCTCGTGCTCGGCGGGCTGGCACTCAGCGTGCCCGATCTGCGGCTCGACACCGGCCTCGCTCAGCTGCTCGACGCCTGCCTGGCCGCGCTCCGTGCGCAGTACGCCACGCCTGACGGCATCGCCATCGGCCTCAGTGGGCTCGGGCTGGCGCTTCTGCTGGGGCTGCGCTGCGCGTGGTCCATCGCCCGGACCCTCACGCGCGCCGTTGCCGACCGCCGCCGCCACGTTGACGCCCTCCGCATCCTGGCCCGTCAGGATCGAGCCACCGGCGCCATGGTCCTCGAATACGCGCTGCCCGCCGCCTACTGCCTCCCCGGGAACCGCGGCCAAATCGTCCTGACCAGCGGCGCCCTGGACGCGCTCTCACCCGAACAGCTCCAGGCAGTGCTCGCGCACGAACACGCCCACCTGCGCGGCAGGCACGACCTCGTGGCCGCGGCCGCCACCGGCATGGCCGACGCCTTTCCCGGCCTGCCGCTGCTCCGCGTGATCAGGGACGAGACGCTGCGCCTACTTGAGCTGGCCGCCGACGACGCCGCAGCCCGCACTACCCACCGCCTCGTGGCAGCCGAGGCCCTGCTCAACGTCGCCGACCACCACCGCCCGGCCGGCGCCTTCGCCGTCGGAGGGCCGGGCACCGGCGACCGCGTCAAGCGCCTCATCGCCGGTGTGGCCCCCTTCGGCCGGAGTCGGGCGCTGCTGGTGGGCACCCTCGCGGCCATGCCGATCGCGGTGCCGCTGACGCTCTTCGCCGGACCCGCCGCTGCCCTGGTCGACTCCACCTGCTGTCCTACCGACATCCCGACCATGCGCCACCCCGTCGAGGTGTGTGCGTCCATGCCGAACATGCAGGACTGCCTCACGCTCCGCCCCGGCTACTCCGACGCTCCCTACGGCACTGGGCCGAGCTGGACGAATCCCTGA
- a CDS encoding tRNA-dependent cyclodipeptide synthase, which translates to MSGTPETPGVIAPPRSGDAAPPARDTAEEGPRVRPLSPSCASAFDKGEHACLGISPFNGYFTTERITVLARWALDRFSTVHLYMPDGPSALTLEASGYPRRRASAKARRQANYLRNKMIRALDAVGAAEPQGMILDSGTLAGNRRYERLLGEAHALFDADAAFQEACLDAGRWILADRVESAELTTERMGIAARYLLAELPFFTHTPHIVGTASSVFCYHRPPDFVERLFQRRLPWGPQDGQGFVQLGPVP; encoded by the coding sequence GTGTCCGGTACGCCCGAAACGCCCGGCGTGATCGCTCCACCCAGGTCAGGCGATGCCGCACCGCCCGCGCGGGACACCGCCGAGGAGGGGCCGAGAGTTCGGCCGCTCTCCCCCTCCTGCGCATCGGCGTTCGACAAGGGTGAGCACGCCTGCCTGGGGATCAGCCCGTTCAACGGGTACTTCACCACCGAGCGGATCACCGTGCTGGCCCGGTGGGCGCTGGACCGCTTTTCCACAGTCCACCTCTACATGCCCGATGGGCCGTCGGCGTTGACGCTCGAAGCGTCGGGCTACCCGCGGCGACGTGCCTCGGCCAAGGCGCGACGACAGGCGAACTACCTGCGCAACAAGATGATCCGAGCGCTTGACGCGGTGGGCGCGGCCGAGCCGCAAGGGATGATCCTCGACTCCGGCACTCTCGCGGGCAACCGTCGCTACGAGCGGCTTCTGGGCGAGGCACACGCACTCTTCGACGCCGATGCCGCATTCCAGGAAGCTTGTCTGGACGCCGGTCGGTGGATACTCGCGGATCGGGTCGAGTCGGCCGAGCTGACCACGGAGCGCATGGGCATCGCGGCCCGCTATCTGCTGGCCGAACTTCCGTTCTTCACGCACACGCCCCACATCGTGGGAACGGCGTCATCGGTGTTCTGCTACCACCGGCCACCGGATTTCGTGGAACGCCTTTTTCAACGCCGTCTTCCCTGGGGGCCACAGGACGGTCAGGGATTCGTCCAGCTCGGCCCAGTGCCGTAG
- a CDS encoding ADP-ribosylglycohydrolase family protein translates to MRESTAATGYTAVSEAAAILSRMGSSTMSTMPRLLPDPDPDRLLGCLLGGAIGDALGAPIEGIPIAQIREKYGPDGLTEYSPERVGVGAITDDTQMMAFTAQALIQASVRQRAKGIGGAAIGMLQESYLVWLRGQGENIPEQGLGGGYGWLGQDNVMMSRRGPGKTCLSALHKAAERQKPGWPLGTVDEPINDSKGCGGVMRAAPCGFGVISVEVAFDMGCRAAALTHGHPSGYLSAGVLAATVWSLVRGAQLDSALELARAELMERQGHEETSKALDAAITLARQGSPRPEQLERLGSGWTGEEALAMGVYAALSAELSMVNDPPNPYSSRRGPAEIGRRGLRLAVNHSGDSDSTGAICGNLLGARYGSTVFPGHWQANLEVRRTIIQLAADCALEFGPDSPTEPDGYGAPSFQWLQRSPKA, encoded by the coding sequence ATGCGGGAGAGTACGGCAGCGACCGGGTACACGGCCGTGTCTGAGGCCGCTGCCATACTCTCCCGCATGGGCTCCTCCACGATGTCGACAATGCCGCGCCTCCTCCCCGACCCCGATCCGGATCGCCTGCTGGGCTGCCTGCTGGGCGGCGCTATCGGTGATGCGCTGGGGGCGCCGATCGAGGGGATCCCCATCGCGCAGATCAGGGAGAAGTACGGCCCCGACGGTCTCACCGAGTACAGCCCTGAGCGGGTCGGCGTCGGAGCGATCACCGACGACACGCAGATGATGGCGTTCACCGCGCAGGCCTTGATCCAGGCGTCGGTGCGGCAACGCGCCAAAGGGATCGGCGGCGCGGCGATCGGGATGCTGCAAGAGTCCTACCTGGTGTGGTTGCGGGGGCAGGGTGAAAACATCCCGGAGCAGGGGCTGGGTGGGGGCTACGGCTGGTTGGGTCAGGACAACGTGATGATGTCCCGGCGCGGCCCCGGTAAGACCTGCCTGTCGGCCCTGCACAAGGCCGCGGAGCGGCAGAAGCCGGGGTGGCCCCTGGGCACGGTCGACGAACCGATCAACGACTCCAAGGGTTGCGGCGGCGTCATGCGTGCCGCCCCCTGCGGTTTCGGGGTCATCAGCGTCGAAGTCGCCTTCGACATGGGCTGCCGCGCGGCAGCTCTGACACACGGACACCCCAGCGGCTACCTGTCGGCGGGCGTACTCGCCGCTACCGTGTGGTCTCTAGTCCGCGGCGCGCAGTTGGATTCGGCTCTGGAGCTGGCACGCGCTGAACTCATGGAGCGGCAAGGGCACGAGGAGACCTCGAAGGCACTTGACGCCGCGATCACGCTCGCGAGGCAGGGATCACCAAGGCCTGAACAGCTGGAACGGCTAGGAAGTGGCTGGACCGGAGAAGAGGCCCTGGCCATGGGCGTCTACGCCGCCCTGTCCGCCGAGCTGTCCATGGTCAACGACCCACCGAACCCCTACTCCTCTCGCAGAGGCCCCGCCGAAATCGGCCGCCGCGGCCTCCGCCTGGCCGTCAATCACTCAGGCGACAGCGACTCCACGGGTGCCATCTGCGGCAACCTCCTCGGCGCCCGGTACGGCAGCACCGTCTTCCCCGGCCACTGGCAGGCCAATCTCGAAGTGCGCCGCACCATCATCCAACTGGCTGCCGACTGCGCCCTCGAATTCGGCCCCGATTCCCCGACCGAGCCCGACGGCTACGGCGCTCCCTCCTTCCAATGGCTCCAGCGCTCCCCCAAGGCGTGA
- a CDS encoding ABC transporter permease — MFVAIRDIRFAKGRFALMGSVVALITLLVVLLSGLTAGLAAESVSAVDRLPADRIAFGAAGDSEPKESFADSSVTADQVDTWAGAEGVAWAEPLGITQTRVEAPDGSTTAATIFAAEPGEDLAPDGTADDSLVVGRSLADEKGLEVGDVLTLGGTDLTITRIARDDSYSHTPVVWTSLDTWRSFAPSGTANGSPAGTVIAIGMGADHAPADTAAIDTDAETVSATRSDSLSAIGAFSSENGSLLMIQGFLYAISALVVGAFLTVWTIQRSGDIAILKALGGSTGYLLRDALAQALLVLLAGAGVGGLAGFGVGVLAERVVPFSLTVATTVLPVAAMVVLGMLGAVLSVRRITSVDPLTALGGVR; from the coding sequence GTGTTCGTAGCCATCCGTGACATCCGCTTCGCCAAGGGGCGGTTCGCGCTGATGGGCTCGGTCGTCGCCCTCATCACCCTGCTGGTCGTCCTGCTGTCGGGACTCACCGCAGGACTTGCCGCCGAGTCCGTCTCCGCCGTCGACCGCCTGCCCGCCGACCGGATCGCCTTCGGCGCCGCCGGGGACTCCGAACCCAAGGAGTCGTTCGCGGACAGCTCAGTCACCGCAGATCAGGTCGACACGTGGGCGGGAGCCGAGGGCGTCGCCTGGGCCGAACCGCTGGGCATCACCCAAACCCGGGTGGAGGCGCCGGACGGTTCCACAACCGCCGCGACCATCTTCGCCGCCGAGCCGGGCGAGGACCTGGCGCCTGACGGCACCGCGGACGACAGCCTGGTCGTCGGGCGTTCGCTGGCCGATGAGAAAGGGCTGGAGGTGGGCGACGTCCTGACGCTCGGCGGCACCGACCTCACCATCACCCGCATAGCTCGGGACGACAGCTACAGCCACACACCGGTGGTGTGGACGTCCCTGGACACCTGGCGCTCCTTCGCCCCATCCGGTACGGCCAACGGCTCCCCTGCCGGAACGGTGATCGCGATCGGCATGGGCGCCGATCACGCCCCCGCCGATACGGCGGCCATCGACACCGACGCCGAAACCGTGTCGGCCACCCGCTCCGACAGCCTGTCGGCGATCGGCGCGTTCTCCTCCGAGAACGGCTCGCTACTGATGATCCAGGGGTTCCTGTACGCCATCTCCGCCCTGGTCGTGGGCGCCTTCCTGACGGTGTGGACCATCCAGCGGTCGGGCGACATCGCCATTCTCAAGGCGCTCGGTGGCTCGACCGGTTACCTGCTGCGCGACGCCCTCGCGCAGGCGCTGCTGGTGCTCCTGGCAGGCGCCGGTGTCGGCGGGCTCGCCGGATTCGGGGTGGGGGTCCTAGCCGAGCGCGTCGTTCCGTTCTCGCTGACGGTCGCGACCACCGTGTTGCCGGTGGCCGCGATGGTCGTCCTCGGCATGCTCGGGGCGGTCCTGTCCGTCCGCCGCATCACCTCCGTCGACCCGCTGACCGCCCTTGGAGGCGTCCGATGA
- a CDS encoding TlpA family protein disulfide reductase — MGRSTRLVITAAAAIAALGVTTAVGAVLLSEGRGTERVPSPEATSAPTGVTRYALAERPDAPPLAGPRLDGGRMDLDAPDGQGQVSVINVWGSWCPPCREEAPDLQRVWEGVESDGVRFMGVNTRDTEAGAEAFVEEFGVTYPSIVDPDGDALLAWREIIPVQAIPSTVVVDREGRVAARVIGPVDAATLRGLVNDIVNEGKPAQ; from the coding sequence ATGGGGCGCAGCACGCGGCTGGTGATCACGGCGGCCGCAGCCATCGCCGCGCTCGGTGTCACCACCGCCGTGGGCGCCGTGCTGCTCTCCGAGGGTCGCGGCACCGAGCGCGTTCCGTCACCGGAAGCCACGAGCGCGCCTACCGGAGTCACCCGGTACGCCCTGGCGGAGCGTCCCGACGCGCCGCCACTGGCCGGGCCGCGGCTGGACGGCGGGCGGATGGATCTCGACGCACCAGACGGTCAGGGCCAAGTGAGCGTCATCAACGTCTGGGGATCGTGGTGCCCGCCGTGCCGCGAGGAGGCACCGGATCTCCAGCGCGTCTGGGAGGGCGTCGAGAGTGACGGAGTGCGGTTCATGGGCGTGAACACCCGCGACACCGAGGCGGGCGCGGAGGCGTTCGTCGAAGAGTTCGGCGTCACCTACCCGAGCATCGTCGACCCCGACGGCGATGCCCTGCTCGCCTGGCGTGAGATCATCCCGGTCCAGGCGATCCCGAGCACCGTCGTGGTCGACCGTGAGGGGCGGGTGGCCGCCCGTGTGATCGGCCCCGTTGACGCCGCCACCCTGCGCGGCCTCGTCAACGACATCGTGAACGAAGGGAAGCCAGCACAGTGA
- a CDS encoding SHOCT domain-containing protein — protein sequence MMGCHGMTGAETGWAEAVATTLAPLLTVAVVIAVAILVLRNTALTTLATPTVRHRQSPPPVVDGPIEMLKERYARGEVDHGEFERRLDVLMRNREEWPRQTAPSPRGTR from the coding sequence ATGATGGGATGCCACGGCATGACGGGAGCGGAGACCGGGTGGGCCGAGGCTGTCGCGACCACGCTGGCGCCGCTGCTGACCGTCGCGGTCGTCATCGCTGTCGCCATCCTGGTCCTGCGGAACACGGCCCTCACCACTCTCGCCACGCCGACTGTTCGGCACCGGCAGTCGCCTCCGCCGGTCGTCGACGGGCCGATTGAGATGCTCAAGGAGCGTTACGCCCGAGGAGAGGTCGATCACGGGGAGTTCGAGCGCCGTCTCGATGTGCTGATGCGCAACCGCGAGGAGTGGCCCCGACAGACCGCGCCTAGTCCGCGGGGAACTCGGTGA
- a CDS encoding ABC transporter ATP-binding protein — protein MSIELTDIVLTYPDGDSTVTALNRVSLEVGPGELHAVLGPSGSGKSSLLAVASTLIRPDSGSVRIDGTEATSLSPAQLSRLRMSRIGIVFQQPNLISSLTAVDQLLVTEHMRGRSARKRREAAEHLLAIVGLDGKQHRRAAQLSGGERQRVNIARALTGEPQVLLVDEPTAALDHDRGAQIMDLLTEITREYNVATVVVTHDTEYLDRADTVSRMRDGRLTTDSVTVGGGAR, from the coding sequence ATGAGCATCGAACTGACCGACATCGTGCTGACCTACCCCGACGGCGACTCCACCGTGACCGCCCTGAACCGCGTGTCCCTAGAGGTGGGCCCCGGCGAGCTGCACGCGGTCCTGGGGCCATCGGGCTCGGGGAAGTCGAGCCTGCTGGCAGTCGCTTCGACGCTGATCCGCCCCGATTCCGGCAGTGTCCGAATCGACGGCACCGAGGCCACGTCTCTATCTCCCGCCCAGCTGAGCCGACTGCGGATGAGCCGGATCGGCATCGTCTTCCAGCAGCCCAACCTCATCTCCTCGCTCACCGCGGTCGACCAGCTGCTGGTCACCGAGCACATGCGAGGGCGGTCGGCGCGAAAGCGCCGGGAGGCGGCCGAACACCTGCTGGCGATCGTCGGATTGGACGGCAAGCAGCACCGGCGCGCAGCGCAGCTGTCGGGCGGCGAACGCCAGCGCGTCAACATCGCCCGCGCGCTGACCGGCGAGCCGCAGGTACTCCTGGTCGACGAGCCCACCGCCGCCCTCGACCACGACCGGGGAGCGCAGATCATGGACCTGCTCACCGAGATCACCCGCGAGTACAACGTGGCCACGGTCGTCGTCACCCACGACACCGAGTATCTGGACCGGGCCGACACGGTCTCCCGCATGCGGGATGGCCGCCTGACCACCGATTCGGTCACGGTCGGAGGTGGCGCGCGTTAG
- a CDS encoding SCO family protein has protein sequence MFFGYTNCPDVCPTVLADAAAAIRRMPEERKDDVELVFVTTDPDRFDPSFVGLTGDMDTIEQAADDLIVEIEPKEEQADGGYTTDHGSHVIGFDADDQGWLLWTPGTPVGDLREDYTRFLTEFPAD, from the coding sequence GTGTTCTTCGGCTACACCAACTGCCCCGACGTGTGTCCCACCGTCCTGGCCGACGCCGCGGCGGCGATCCGCCGCATGCCCGAGGAACGCAAGGACGACGTGGAGCTCGTCTTTGTCACTACCGACCCCGACCGCTTCGACCCGTCGTTCGTCGGCCTGACTGGCGACATGGACACGATTGAGCAGGCGGCCGACGACCTCATCGTGGAGATCGAGCCGAAGGAAGAGCAAGCCGACGGCGGCTACACCACCGACCACGGATCCCATGTCATCGGCTTCGACGCCGACGATCAGGGCTGGCTCCTGTGGACGCCCGGCACACCCGTGGGCGATCTCCGCGAGGACTACACCCGCTTCCTCACCGAGTTCCCCGCGGACTAG
- a CDS encoding BlaI/MecI/CopY family transcriptional regulator: MAKFGELEAAIMRSVWAGSEPMRVRDVVDDLQRERDIAFNTVQTVMDILFRKGWLKRAKEGRAYRYWAAASQEDYATKLVEEALESAPDQAAVLSRLITQLPEDELSGLRAALNDAKRREGMT; the protein is encoded by the coding sequence ATGGCGAAGTTCGGGGAGCTTGAGGCAGCGATCATGAGATCGGTGTGGGCGGGCAGTGAACCGATGCGCGTGCGGGATGTCGTTGATGACCTGCAGCGTGAACGCGACATCGCCTTCAACACCGTGCAGACCGTCATGGACATCCTCTTCCGCAAGGGCTGGCTGAAGCGGGCCAAGGAAGGGCGGGCCTACCGGTACTGGGCGGCCGCGTCTCAGGAGGACTACGCCACCAAGCTTGTTGAGGAGGCTCTCGAGTCCGCTCCCGACCAGGCCGCCGTCCTCTCCCGACTGATCACCCAGTTGCCCGAAGACGAGCTCTCCGGACTCCGTGCCGCCCTGAATGACGCCAAACGCCGCGAGGGTATGACGTGA
- a CDS encoding CdiA C-terminal domain-containing protein, translated as MSDSEMVNFKKVFVPDVDPDELETAAAGLKKDGSNIADAGNDIKSAWQGLSEVYSAPESEQLLSAINPVATKGDDIDDATSTVADALLTFAEKARKLKKRLENLRHDALLFFAAHSSDEDWADDEDLREENNKRKTDIDAAFLEYQAAERECANKITPLYDGPEFVADNGEIIPAGKKAYGVEEIPEEAAMPWGSTVEPDSNFFLDLGTALWEFTPLAMGWDAGVNAAYASGFYTDEGWGVESAEEWWGNVMAHHDETNKNMRALVGQVKVQGTGPGLWGEWEFREGVADEAWSGVWDGMTGLSQWDDRPGYTIGTSVMTTISFIGGAAGLARGGTRALATAGRAISKWKPGLGSFNPNGGVPTLGRGKFPNPSLDFGGEHGASPGFGTHESSGTDHGPSANSGQGSPSEGYQGSSPDSSGDGLPGRQQEGPGQSGHTPDSNGAHSSSAGNDHGTQPDSSPEPRVNQESQTQHGQAPSTPAQRNGSTTPERHDEAGVGSREGASDSSAPARDNHANTDRTTTEVQRDISRLEELTKKHDGNIDAALDELARERQPELVGAGARHGDMGPTASAGDGPGSPNSGTGHGGEHLYTPQESVSHGGSIRPDSGGSTGGGHGFGQDSSGTPGNGSSGVGPADDHGIGSGGSGSTPDGGVGSVKPSKPILAGIGESVPHEGRLPRPEDLPPGTRKHPTVEELRDRTGEGWEYYDSKEREIAEFLQEHGIEVRSVDVARSDGVKSPDSVIEGTNSTLEFKTVETSSKNALIQNIRKGRDQSSRLAIDLRAGGTTQDAAMAGLKDALRRYGGDLEEIVLIGDGYVITWP; from the coding sequence TTGAGCGACTCCGAGATGGTCAACTTCAAGAAGGTCTTTGTTCCCGACGTTGACCCCGATGAACTGGAAACGGCCGCCGCCGGACTCAAGAAGGACGGCAGCAACATCGCCGACGCCGGCAACGACATCAAGTCCGCCTGGCAGGGCCTGAGCGAGGTCTATTCCGCCCCCGAATCCGAGCAGCTGCTGTCGGCGATCAACCCGGTGGCCACCAAGGGCGACGACATTGATGACGCCACGAGCACGGTGGCAGACGCGCTGCTCACCTTCGCCGAGAAGGCCCGCAAGCTCAAGAAGCGCTTGGAAAACCTCAGGCACGATGCGCTTCTGTTCTTTGCAGCTCACAGCAGTGACGAGGACTGGGCCGACGACGAGGATCTGCGCGAGGAGAACAACAAGCGCAAGACCGACATCGATGCCGCTTTCCTCGAATACCAGGCGGCTGAGCGGGAGTGCGCCAACAAGATCACTCCGCTGTACGACGGCCCTGAGTTCGTCGCGGACAACGGCGAGATCATCCCCGCAGGCAAGAAGGCCTACGGGGTTGAAGAGATCCCCGAAGAGGCGGCGATGCCCTGGGGCTCCACCGTGGAGCCGGATTCCAACTTTTTCCTTGACCTAGGTACCGCACTTTGGGAATTCACACCGCTGGCTATGGGCTGGGACGCTGGGGTTAACGCAGCGTACGCGTCAGGCTTCTATACCGACGAGGGCTGGGGCGTGGAGTCCGCAGAGGAGTGGTGGGGAAACGTGATGGCCCACCATGACGAGACGAACAAGAATATGCGGGCATTGGTGGGCCAGGTCAAGGTTCAAGGCACTGGTCCCGGACTTTGGGGCGAATGGGAGTTCAGAGAGGGCGTAGCCGACGAAGCGTGGAGCGGCGTGTGGGACGGTATGACTGGCTTGAGCCAGTGGGATGATCGTCCGGGATACACCATCGGGACCTCCGTTATGACGACGATCAGCTTTATCGGTGGTGCTGCTGGATTGGCCCGTGGGGGAACCCGGGCGTTGGCCACGGCTGGTCGGGCTATCAGCAAGTGGAAACCGGGCCTTGGCTCCTTCAACCCCAATGGCGGTGTGCCCACCCTGGGAAGAGGAAAGTTCCCGAACCCATCGTTGGACTTCGGCGGCGAGCACGGCGCTTCGCCAGGCTTTGGCACCCACGAGTCCTCGGGAACTGATCACGGTCCTTCGGCCAACAGTGGTCAGGGATCTCCCAGCGAGGGTTATCAGGGATCCAGCCCTGATTCCTCGGGAGACGGGCTGCCTGGCCGTCAGCAGGAAGGACCGGGGCAGTCGGGACACACCCCCGACAGCAATGGCGCCCACAGCTCCTCAGCCGGTAACGACCACGGGACACAGCCCGACTCCTCGCCCGAACCGCGTGTGAACCAGGAGTCTCAGACCCAGCACGGCCAGGCTCCCTCCACTCCCGCCCAGAGAAACGGCTCCACGACACCGGAGCGCCACGACGAGGCCGGAGTCGGTTCCCGCGAAGGAGCCTCGGACAGCTCTGCCCCGGCTCGTGACAACCACGCCAACACCGACCGAACCACTACCGAAGTCCAGCGCGACATCTCGCGGCTCGAGGAGCTGACGAAGAAGCACGATGGCAACATCGACGCAGCCCTAGACGAACTCGCGCGCGAACGCCAACCCGAACTCGTCGGTGCAGGGGCTCGACATGGAGACATGGGACCCACCGCCTCCGCAGGAGACGGTCCGGGATCCCCGAACTCGGGCACAGGACACGGCGGGGAACACTTGTACACGCCACAGGAGTCGGTCTCACATGGAGGCAGCATTCGCCCAGACTCCGGCGGTTCGACAGGAGGAGGGCATGGCTTCGGCCAGGACTCCTCGGGGACTCCAGGAAACGGTAGTAGCGGCGTTGGGCCAGCTGATGACCACGGGATTGGCAGTGGTGGCAGCGGATCCACGCCAGATGGCGGAGTGGGTAGCGTCAAGCCGTCGAAACCCATACTCGCGGGCATAGGCGAATCCGTTCCACACGAAGGCCGTCTGCCTCGCCCAGAAGACCTCCCGCCTGGAACACGAAAGCATCCGACAGTGGAAGAATTGCGTGATCGGACTGGCGAGGGGTGGGAATACTACGATAGTAAAGAACGTGAGATCGCCGAGTTCCTCCAGGAACATGGGATCGAGGTGCGCTCTGTAGATGTCGCCCGCTCGGATGGAGTGAAGTCACCAGACTCCGTTATTGAGGGAACCAACTCAACGCTCGAATTTAAGACTGTTGAGACATCTTCGAAAAACGCATTGATTCAGAACATTCGAAAGGGTCGTGACCAGTCAAGCCGACTCGCCATCGATCTTCGGGCTGGGGGGACGACGCAGGATGCGGCGATGGCAGGACTCAAGGACGCTCTTCGCAGATATGGTGGGGACCTCGAGGAGATCGTTCTCATTGGTGACGGTTACGTAATCACCTGGCCCTAA
- a CDS encoding cupredoxin domain-containing protein, with product MPLPLMPPRARLGLAGAVTVLVLAGCAADSDTDAPNPTASASSPAPSSENDSSSGHGHKHEMREAEGAPAPSVSMQVSEDPVSGWNVRLKVKEFAFTPERAGGKPRDAEGHAHLYVDDEKVARVYGSWYHLPASAVPEGEHTLSVRLSANDHSTWGIDGKPIADSATITGEGSDGSSASSDTDNDSEGDADVTAEISVSDGSVSPEPGRLEVEKGQRVRIEVTADTADTVHLHGYDIGESVGPKKPAVLTFTADQAGVFELETHDSGLLLTQVAVE from the coding sequence ATGCCTCTGCCTCTCATGCCGCCACGCGCCCGCCTGGGCCTCGCAGGAGCAGTGACCGTGCTCGTTCTCGCTGGGTGTGCCGCAGATTCGGACACCGACGCGCCTAACCCAACGGCCTCGGCTTCTTCTCCCGCGCCGTCCTCCGAGAACGACTCCTCGTCCGGCCATGGGCACAAGCACGAGATGCGGGAGGCCGAGGGAGCCCCGGCGCCTTCGGTGAGCATGCAGGTGAGCGAGGACCCTGTGTCGGGCTGGAACGTGCGGCTCAAGGTCAAGGAGTTCGCCTTCACCCCGGAGCGCGCCGGCGGAAAGCCCCGTGACGCGGAAGGCCACGCCCACCTGTACGTGGACGACGAGAAGGTCGCCCGTGTCTATGGCTCCTGGTACCACCTCCCCGCCTCGGCCGTGCCCGAGGGCGAGCACACCCTGTCGGTGCGGCTCTCGGCCAACGACCACAGCACCTGGGGCATTGACGGAAAGCCGATCGCCGACAGCGCCACGATCACGGGAGAGGGCAGTGACGGCTCATCTGCGTCCTCCGACACCGACAACGACAGCGAAGGTGACGCCGACGTCACCGCCGAGATCAGCGTGAGCGACGGATCCGTCTCCCCCGAGCCCGGTCGGCTGGAGGTCGAGAAGGGGCAGCGGGTGCGCATCGAGGTCACCGCTGATACCGCTGACACTGTCCACCTGCACGGTTACGACATCGGGGAATCGGTCGGGCCCAAGAAGCCGGCCGTCCTCACCTTCACCGCTGATCAGGCCGGGGTCTTCGAGCTGGAAACCCACGACTCCGGACTCCTCCTCACCCAGGTCGCGGTTGAATGA